A section of the Mesorhizobium loti genome encodes:
- a CDS encoding DUF805 domain-containing protein, giving the protein MPDSSNLTWLFFKTSGRVSRAAYFLGGLLVAIIQAFPLYRFTLVPEGSAESNMWSFIFFIAFIASLWSNIALAVKRLHDLDKPGIAALILFVPVVSIVAFLVLCLFPGQPGPNRYGRRTNEPAQP; this is encoded by the coding sequence TTGCCTGACAGTTCAAATCTCACCTGGCTTTTCTTCAAGACATCGGGCCGCGTCAGTCGCGCGGCCTATTTTCTTGGTGGCTTGCTGGTCGCCATCATCCAGGCGTTCCCGCTCTATCGCTTCACGCTGGTGCCGGAAGGCTCGGCCGAGAGCAACATGTGGTCGTTCATCTTTTTCATCGCCTTCATTGCCTCGCTATGGTCGAACATCGCGCTGGCGGTGAAGCGGCTGCACGACCTCGACAAGCCGGGCATTGCCGCGCTGATCCTGTTCGTGCCGGTCGTCTCGATTGTCGCCTTTCTTGTACTGTGCCTGTTTCCAGGGCAGCCTGGGCCCAACCGCTATGGCCGCCGTACCAACGAGCCGGCGCAACCCTAG
- a CDS encoding 2-dehydropantoate 2-reductase: protein MANGQKRIVIAGAGSIGCYVGGCLALAGRQVILLARPRIEAAVQQGGLRISDLEGRDRLVKNDVLGITVDPAAALPGADVILVTVKSRATHEMAALINTHARPDAVVVSLQNGVDNADKLRAGLGQRTVLAGMVPFNVVQSPDGELPLRVHRASEGKVMIEDGGRAGLLDVAGLLSVGGLAVETHGDMKAVLWGKLLMNLNNALVALSGLPLANELADRRWRLILAGQIHEALRAMKASGIAPARIAGPRPALLPTVLRLPDWLFKRLARRMLAIDPEARSSMWDDLQRGRPTEIDELQGAVLSLAERTGTPAPVLKSVTALVRAAEAARLGSPGLAPEQVAPPGGSRSG, encoded by the coding sequence ATGGCAAACGGGCAAAAAAGGATCGTCATCGCCGGCGCCGGCAGCATCGGCTGCTATGTCGGCGGCTGCCTGGCGCTCGCCGGCAGGCAGGTGATTCTGCTGGCACGGCCGCGTATCGAGGCAGCCGTACAGCAGGGCGGACTGCGCATCAGCGACCTCGAGGGCCGCGATCGCCTGGTCAAGAACGACGTGCTTGGGATCACCGTGGATCCGGCCGCTGCCTTGCCCGGGGCGGACGTGATCCTGGTCACCGTCAAGAGCCGCGCGACACACGAGATGGCAGCGCTCATCAATACCCATGCCCGCCCCGACGCCGTGGTGGTGAGCCTGCAGAACGGCGTCGACAATGCCGACAAGCTGCGCGCCGGGCTCGGCCAGCGAACCGTGCTGGCCGGCATGGTGCCGTTCAACGTGGTGCAGTCACCCGACGGCGAGCTGCCGCTGCGCGTCCACCGCGCCAGCGAGGGCAAGGTGATGATCGAGGATGGCGGCCGCGCCGGCCTTCTCGATGTCGCCGGTCTTCTTAGTGTCGGGGGGCTGGCGGTCGAGACGCATGGCGACATGAAGGCCGTGCTGTGGGGCAAGCTGTTGATGAACCTGAACAACGCCCTGGTGGCGCTGTCGGGCCTGCCGCTTGCGAACGAACTCGCCGACCGGCGCTGGCGGCTGATCCTGGCCGGGCAGATCCACGAGGCGCTGCGCGCGATGAAGGCCTCCGGCATCGCGCCGGCGCGGATCGCCGGCCCGCGGCCGGCGCTGCTGCCAACAGTGCTTCGGTTGCCGGACTGGCTGTTCAAACGGCTGGCGCGGCGCATGCTGGCGATCGATCCCGAGGCGCGCTCTTCGATGTGGGACGATCTGCAGCGCGGCCGGCCGACGGAGATCGATGAGCTGCAAGGGGCGGTGCTCAGTCTCGCTGAAAGAACGGGCACGCCGGCGCCGGTCTTGAAAAGCGTTACCGCTTTGGTGCGCGCGGCGGAAGCGGCGCGGCTTGGCTCGCCGGGCCTGGCGCCGGAACAGGTTGCGCCGCCGGGTGGCTCTCGATCAGGGTGA
- a CDS encoding DUF805 domain-containing protein: MDWKYLLTSYEGRINRAKFWACVGVIFVGAVIATILDNILGTTFNHMPYGFIYLLYALAMLYSVFAVYAKRWHDRGKSGWWSLIILVPFIGAIWFLVECGILEGAKGANQYGSDPLA, from the coding sequence ATGGACTGGAAGTATCTGCTGACCAGCTATGAGGGTCGCATCAACCGCGCAAAGTTCTGGGCTTGCGTGGGCGTGATTTTCGTCGGCGCGGTGATCGCCACAATTCTCGACAACATACTGGGTACGACATTCAACCACATGCCGTACGGCTTTATCTATTTGCTCTACGCGTTGGCCATGCTCTATTCGGTCTTCGCCGTCTATGCCAAGCGCTGGCATGACCGAGGCAAGTCCGGCTGGTGGAGCCTGATCATTCTGGTGCCTTTCATCGGCGCGATCTGGTTTCTGGTGGAATGCGGCATTCTCGAAGGCGCCAAGGGTGCCAATCAATACGGATCGGACCCGCTTGCCTGA
- the dapE gene encoding succinyl-diaminopimelate desuccinylase, with protein sequence MTLPTDPAANLAALIRCASVTPAEGGALSALETMLKPLGFLVDRPVFSEDGTPDIENLYARRSGNGPHLMFAGHTDVVPVGDEAAWTHPPFAAEIANGEMYGRGAVDMKGGIACFVAAVARHVEANGGPKGSVSLLITGDEEGPAVNGTVKLLEWAASRGEKWDASIVGEPTNPDALGDMIKIGRRGSMSGSISVNGRQGHAAYPQLADNPVRGLISLVDALLHPVFDKGTRDFQPTNLEVTSIDVGNPATNVIPAKATATFNIRFNDTWTAETIQAEIHNRLDQAAKRKKYRPGKKTPVDYDLVWRDRPSHVFLTRDDKLVDTLAGSIKAAVGKEPTLSTSGGTSDARFIKDYCPVVEFGLVGKTMHMVDERVALADLETLTRIYQRFIEDWFGQG encoded by the coding sequence ATGACGCTGCCGACCGATCCCGCCGCCAACCTCGCCGCCCTTATCCGTTGCGCCTCGGTGACGCCAGCCGAAGGCGGCGCGCTGAGCGCGCTGGAAACAATGTTGAAACCGCTAGGCTTCCTGGTCGATCGGCCGGTGTTCTCCGAGGACGGCACGCCCGACATCGAGAACCTCTATGCAAGGCGGTCCGGCAACGGCCCGCATCTGATGTTCGCCGGCCATACCGATGTCGTGCCGGTCGGCGACGAGGCCGCCTGGACGCACCCGCCTTTTGCCGCCGAGATCGCCAATGGCGAGATGTATGGCCGTGGCGCGGTCGACATGAAGGGCGGTATCGCCTGTTTCGTCGCCGCCGTGGCACGCCATGTCGAGGCGAATGGCGGCCCAAAGGGCTCGGTGTCGCTGCTGATCACCGGCGACGAGGAAGGCCCGGCCGTCAACGGCACGGTCAAGCTCCTCGAATGGGCCGCTTCCAGGGGTGAGAAATGGGATGCCTCGATCGTCGGCGAGCCGACCAATCCGGATGCACTGGGCGACATGATCAAGATCGGCCGTCGCGGCTCGATGTCGGGTTCGATATCGGTCAATGGCCGCCAGGGCCATGCCGCTTATCCGCAGCTTGCCGATAATCCGGTGCGCGGGCTGATCAGTCTGGTCGACGCCTTGCTGCATCCCGTCTTCGACAAGGGCACCAGGGATTTCCAGCCGACCAATCTGGAGGTCACCTCCATCGATGTCGGCAACCCGGCCACCAACGTGATTCCGGCCAAGGCCACCGCGACCTTCAACATCCGCTTCAACGACACCTGGACGGCCGAGACCATCCAGGCCGAAATCCACAACCGGCTCGACCAGGCGGCCAAGCGCAAGAAGTACCGGCCGGGCAAGAAGACGCCGGTCGACTACGACCTTGTCTGGCGCGATCGGCCGAGCCATGTCTTCCTGACCCGTGACGACAAGCTGGTCGACACGCTTGCCGGCTCCATCAAGGCGGCGGTTGGCAAGGAACCGACGCTGTCGACCTCCGGCGGCACATCGGATGCACGCTTCATCAAGGACTATTGCCCGGTGGTCGAGTTCGGCCTGGTCGGCAAGACCATGCACATGGTCGACGAGCGCGTTGCCCTTGCCGACCTCGAGACATTGACGCGGATCTACCAGCGCTTCATCGAAGACTGGTTCGGACAAGGCTGA